Below is a genomic region from Desulfatirhabdium butyrativorans DSM 18734.
AAATTGAAGATGGAATTGACATGAAATTGCCTCTTAATGTGTGGGAAAAATTATAGGAATTGTCCCCCAAGGTTGTGCAGTCGAAGAATAAGTCTATCCTACTAAAGGATATGGTTAGTGGTTGGCTGCGTATTCGATAGATGCGGTTTGAAGTCGAAAGGGATTCATTCGTGCAGTATCTCATCCCCCGACACCTCCTGGTTTTGCTATCCGTTTTTTTTGTGCTGTTCTTGTGTTTCAAGGTCCGGTACACCGGATGGGCCATTGGTTCCGATGGGCTTGGGTAGTACGCCCATCTGCGCTCTGCTGTCATCGACCATGATTTGCATTACGAAAACGAATTCTCTCAGTTCAATCGTTTTCACCACGGTGTTCCCGATCCTTCCGCACGAACGGCAACCGGGCATGTCCCCAACAAATATTTCATCGGCCCTGCCATCCTGTGGTTCCCCTTTTTCGTTGCAGCCCACATCTCGACCCTGGTGGCGAGCCAGCTTGGTTTCGGTCTGGCTCCCGACGGATATTCGCTGCTTTATCAGATCTTCATCGGTTTGGGTTCCATCTGCTACGGCTTGATAGGGTTGGTGTTGATTTACCGAATCCTGCTGCAGTTTTTCAGCAAGGAAACAGCGCTTTTCGCCACTACCCTCGTGACGCTTGCCACCAATGTTTTCTATTACCTGACCATCGAACCGGCCATGTCGCACGCCATGACCCTGTTTGCCGTTTCGCTTTTCGTGTGGCTTTGGCTGAAGGATTTGGGGGGCAGATCCAGGCGTGGCATCTTGCTGCTTGGTCTTTCTGCAGGTCTCATGAGCATGATCAGGCCCCAGGATATCCTGTTTTCCATCCTTTATGCTGCGGAATGGGTCGGTTTTGTGGGCAGGAAGGGAACGGCGGAAGGCATACAAGCCACATTGATCCGCAGAATTTTAAACGCAGCCTTGTTTGCGCTCGGGTTTGTCGCTGCCTTGATTCCGGAGATCATCGTCTGGAAAATTCTCTATGGAAGCTGGCTCCTCTATTCTTATGCTGGAGAGCCTTTTTATCCGTTTGCACCCCACCTGCTGGATTCGCTTTTTTCCGCCTACCACGGCCTGATCAGTTGGACGCCCATTGTGGCCTTCGCCCTGGCAGGTCTTCTCCTGTTCCTGACCGATCAGCCCAGAATCGGCCTGCTCCTTCTGATCGCTTTTGTGCTTCAGTGGTATTTGAATGCGTCCTGGTGGTGCTGGTGGTTTGGCGTAAGCTTTGGCAACAGGGCTTATGTCAGTTGCAGTTTCCTGTTTGCCATTGGTATTGCAACTCTTCTGGCGAGGTTGCGGCATTGGAGGAAATCCGTCCAGGTTATCTGCGGCATCCTGATCTGCTGGAACCTGCTCTTCACCGCCCAGTATGCCCTGCAGATGCTGCCGCTGAACGCGCCGGTGGAATGGAGGCAGGTGCTGGTGAACCAGTATCGGGTGATTGGCAGGGCTATCGATTTTGTGAGGCCTGGAAACTACCCTAAGCCCATGTTTGCAAAATAAATGTTCATGGCGATGGGCGTTGCCCCAAGAGATGAAAATCTGAGCGCCATTTCAGCAGAAGCTATAGGCTGTCTCCCCGGCGAAAGCCGGAATCCAGATTTACGGGTGCGGGACTTGAACAAGCTCTGGACTCCGGCTTTCGCCGGGGGGACGGGCCATACTGCTCACTGCCGACTATTTTCACGAGAACATGTAGCTAAATGAATTTTAAGCCGGAACTTCCATAACGGTTTCCCGTCCATCCTCTTTCAACCAAAGGAGACCCCTTTCTATGCTCAATCCCAAAACTGCGCTCATCATCGGCATATCCGGCCAGGATGGCGCATATTTAACGCAACTGCTCCTCGACAAAGGCTACCGCGTCGTCGGTACCAGCCGGGATGCGCAGGTTTCGCCGTTTGCGAACCTGATCAAGCTGGGTATCCGGTCCGAAGTTGCCACCGAATCGATGGCTTTAAACGATTTCCGCAGTGTCATCTCCATTCTGAAGCAGGTGAAGCCGGATGAAATCTATAATTTGGCCGGGCAAAGCTCCGTCGGGCTTTCCTTCAGCCAGCCGGTGGAGACCTTCGAGAGCATCAGCATCGGCACCATCAACCTGCTTGAGGCGATCCGCTTCCTGGATCTTCCCGCCAGGATCTACAATGCGGGTTCCAGCGAATGCTATGGAAACACCGATGGTCGTGCGGCGGATGAACACACCCCTTTCCGGCCACGAAGCCCCTATGCGGCGGCCAAGGCCGCCGCCTTCTGGGCAGTGGCCAATTACCGGGAGGCTTACGGAATTTTTGCCTGTTCGGGCATCCTGTTCAACCACGAATCACCCCTTCGGCCTGAGCGCTTCGTCACCCGCAAGATCGTCAAAACTGCCTGCCGGATTGCAGCAGGACTTGAGCGCAGGCTGCGGCTCGGCAACATCGACATCGAGCGGGACTGGGGATGGGCGCCGGAATATGTGGATGCCATGTGGCGAACCCTGCAGCAGGAAGTGCCGGAGGATTTTGTCATTGCAACGGGCAGTACCCACAAGCTCGAAGAATTTGTTCAGGAAGTATTCCGGGAGCTGAACCTCGACTGGCGGGAGTTTGTGGAGTCCAGCCCCGAGCTGTTGAGGCCCACGGACATTCTCATCAGCAGGGCCAACCCGGACAAGGCCAGAAGGTTGCTCGGATGGCAGGCGGAAACAACGATGCCGGCAGTAGCCCGGCGAATGGTACAGGCAGAAATGGAGGAGGTAAAATCATCATGCTGAAAACGGCTTTGATTACCGGGATTACAGGACAAGATGGGGCCTATCTGGCGGAATTTCTTCTTGAAAAAGGATACGAGGTGCACGGAATCAAACGCCGGTCATCCCTTTTCAACACCGATCGCATCGATCATCTCTATCAGGATCCGCATCAGGAGGGCAGAAGGTTCCATCTGCATTACGGGGATATGACCGATTCCACGAACCTTATCCGGATCATCCAGCAGGTGCAGCCGGATGAAATCTACAACCTGGCTGCTCAGAGCCATGTGAAAGTCTCTTTCGAAACGCCGGAATACACGGCAAATGCCGACGCCCTTGGAACCCTTCGTATCCTCGAGGCCATCCGCATCCTCAATCTGGAGTGCAAGACCCGCTTCTACCAGGCTTCTACATCTGAGCTCTACGGCCTTGTCCAGGAAGTGCCCCAAACGGAGCGCACCCCCTTCTACCCCCGCAGTCCCTATGCGGTAGCCAAGCTTTATGCCTACTGGATCACGGTGAACTACCGGGAGGCTTACGGCATTTTCGGCTGCAACGGCATCCTGT
It encodes:
- the gmd gene encoding GDP-mannose 4,6-dehydratase, with translation MKTALITGITGQDGAYLAEFLLEKGYEVHGIKRRSSLFNTDRIDHLYQDPHQEGRRFHLHYGDMTDSTNLIRIIQQVQPDEIYNLAAQSHVKVSFETPEYTANADALGTLRILEAIRILNLECKTRFYQASTSELYGLVQEVPQTERTPFYPRSPYAVAKLYAYWITVNYREAYGIFGCNGILFNHESPIRGETFVTRKITRALARIKLGLQDCLYLGNLDAKRDWGHARDYVEMQWLMLQQHEPEDYVIATGRQHSVRDFVQIAGRHIGLDIAFQGEGVEETGVDVATGKTIVRVDPRYFRPTEVESLLGDPTKARQKLGWVPRISFEELVREMVAGDLREAERDNMCAKEGFAVRRYSE
- a CDS encoding GDP-mannose 4,6-dehydratase translates to MLNPKTALIIGISGQDGAYLTQLLLDKGYRVVGTSRDAQVSPFANLIKLGIRSEVATESMALNDFRSVISILKQVKPDEIYNLAGQSSVGLSFSQPVETFESISIGTINLLEAIRFLDLPARIYNAGSSECYGNTDGRAADEHTPFRPRSPYAAAKAAAFWAVANYREAYGIFACSGILFNHESPLRPERFVTRKIVKTACRIAAGLERRLRLGNIDIERDWGWAPEYVDAMWRTLQQEVPEDFVIATGSTHKLEEFVQEVFRELNLDWREFVESSPELLRPTDILISRANPDKARRLLGWQAETTMPAVARRMVQAEMEEVKSSC
- a CDS encoding glycosyltransferase family 39 protein, producing MHYENEFSQFNRFHHGVPDPSARTATGHVPNKYFIGPAILWFPFFVAAHISTLVASQLGFGLAPDGYSLLYQIFIGLGSICYGLIGLVLIYRILLQFFSKETALFATTLVTLATNVFYYLTIEPAMSHAMTLFAVSLFVWLWLKDLGGRSRRGILLLGLSAGLMSMIRPQDILFSILYAAEWVGFVGRKGTAEGIQATLIRRILNAALFALGFVAALIPEIIVWKILYGSWLLYSYAGEPFYPFAPHLLDSLFSAYHGLISWTPIVAFALAGLLLFLTDQPRIGLLLLIAFVLQWYLNASWWCWWFGVSFGNRAYVSCSFLFAIGIATLLARLRHWRKSVQVICGILICWNLLFTAQYALQMLPLNAPVEWRQVLVNQYRVIGRAIDFVRPGNYPKPMFAK